A window of uncultured Tolumonas sp. genomic DNA:
GATGCTTCCGCCGCACCGGTGACGATATCAGCCAACGCAGTTGCGGTTTTATCCGCCAGCTCCATACCTTTGACGGTACGTTGGCTCGATTCTGCAATCAGAGACGCGGTGCGTTTTGCCGCTTCCGCACTACGAGCTGCCAGATTACGCACTTCGTCTGCCACTACCGCAAAACCACGGCCATGTTGACCCGCACGCGCCGCTTCAATCGCTGCATTCAATGCCAACAAGTTGGTTTGCGTGGCAATTTCATCAATGGCTTTAATGATATTGGTGATATCTCTGCCGGAACGATCAATTTCCTGCATCGCTACCATCAAATCATCCATTAACTTGTTACCATCCTGAGCCGATTGCTCTGCTTCCACCGACAGATGATTGGCTCGGTTAGCATTGTCCGCACTTTGCCGTGTCTGTGCCGCAATTTGCGTGATAGTCGCGCTGATTTCTGTGATCGCAGAGGCTGATTCCGTGGCGCCACTGGCTAAATCCTGACTTAACCCAGACACCTGATCCGCATTACTACTGATAAGTCCGGCGCCACTTTGCAGATCCGAGATCAACCCATTCAACGTTTTAACCATACGCTGCAATGCTAAACCTAACTGATCACGATCCGAGGCCAAACGCACATCGACATCGAGATCGCCTTGTGAGATCCGTTCGGCCAGATGAACTTGTTCCTGCAAACTATCCGCCATACGGTCTAAGGCGTTAGACAATTGACCTACTTCATCGACGGACGAATGAGACAATCGTTTTGATAGATCCCCTTCCTGGATCGCTTTAGCTAACTCAGCCGCTTTACGGATCGGATTCGCTAAAGAGCGGGCTGACAGCCATAAGGCAATCATTGCCAGAATGGAAATCACCACACCAACGCCGATCTGCCACAGCATGTTATGCGTCGCCAAGACTCCCATTTCCGCATTCAGTTGCTCATTTTCTGCCAGCACGACATCACGGCTGATTTTGATCATCACGGCCCAAGGTTTTCCGGTGCGGCCTAACTCAATCGGTGAAAACACCTCGATCATGCCGGTATCAGGATCAATTCGGGCTAGGCTTTTGCCTTCCTGGATAGCTTTAAAACCAACCTCCCAGTCTTGATCCATCACTTTTTTAAAGTGCTGCCCAATCAGATCGGGGTGCTCACTATCCGCGACTAACAAACCATTATCGGCGACAATGCCCACTTCCCCTTTACCGTCAAACAGCTCTTTATCTACCTTTTGACTGATTTTTTGTACAAAATCGAGATCGTAGTCAGCACCAGCAACACCGTAAAATTTACCGTCCGCCAAAATCGGCACTGACAATGTCGCCAGCCAGACCTGTTTGCCTTGCACTATGTAGGGTAACGGCCCCAGCACGCTTTCTTTATGTGTGTCCCGCGGTACGATGTACCAACCGCCTTTTAAGACGCCATTCGGGTGCGTGTCATTGGTGTCATATTCAACCAATGGTTGCACTGCAATTTTGCCATCGGCGCTACGGGTCCAATACGGAGTAAAGCGGCCGGTCATCGTATTATTGCCATTTTGTCCGGTGGTAAAATCCTGATCTTTACCATCGATAGCATTGGGTTCCCAGCAAGAGTAGGTACCATTAAAATCGGGGTTTTGCTTTAAGACATTCAGTAAAACCGCATTTACCTGGTCACGCCCCAGCGCCAGATTACCGCTCTGTTCAGCGGCCATTTTGGAAACGGCAAAAGAGTCTGCCATCGTTCTGGCCGAATCTAATGCCACATCAAACTGCGCGCGGATTTCTCCGGCATAACGACCACCCAGATTATTTACAGCATCCAGTGCATTTTTCTGGACTAATTCACTGCCTCTGGCACCAATCAATTTTTGTGTATTTGATCCAGAATAAACGCTATACCCCACCAGCGAACCTGCCGTGGCTAACAGGCATATACCACCTAGCAAAGCGATTTTTGTCTGAATTGAACGTAATTGCATAGATTCACCATAGTCCGGCTGATGAAGGAGGAGTCGCGTTGTTCACACCCAAAAGAAACATCTGTTATGTAATCATTCAGATTGCTAATTGAATCTAGTAAATATTCAGATAAAGACAACCAGACAAATACGGATCTATGACTGTCATCGATATCTTGCTCTTGAAATGAGCGATCCATCAGGTAAGCAAACTCGAACAGCTAAGGTGAATTGAATAGCACGTTAAAAATTAAAAGGTTAATCGCGGGCATAAGAATTTTGGCGGGTATGAATTTGACGGAAAGCAGAAAAAATAAAAGGGCGACATAAGTCACCCCTCTGAAAGTCTTGGTTGCCCAAGCCTGCGACGATATGGCATCGTCTTATCTCATCCTTGAAGGCCCTTCCCGATCCATCGGGACATCCTTTTAAGCATCCTGCGTAACAAATAATCCTTACTTGTTACTTTCTTCAATCCATGAAGACATCCTGATAACCACATCCTGTGGTGCATCCTTCTGCCGTCCTGGCTTGCCACTCATCCTGAGCAACAATGACTTCGTCCTGAAGTATCCTGTGTCATCCTGACTGCTACTCATCCTGAGTAACAACACCTCATCCTGAGGTATCCTTTGTCACCCTGACTGCTACTCGTCCTGAGTAACAACACCTCAATCCTGAGGTAAATCCGTTTTGTCATCCTGACAAAGCTTCTCAACCTTGAGAAACCGCAGCGCGTCCTGCAGGAGTAATACTAAGGATTTGTAGCTTTCCTACAAGTAGCCTAAATATGCTAATTTTCCAAAATTTTATGCAAATATTTATTAATTCTTTATTTATCAATATATTAAACAATATACATTCTTATTGGCTGGCATGAAGAAGCGTCTTGGCTCACAGTAACTATGGCAAATATCCTACACGCCTGTAAGCCATCGATAGGAATGAGATAAGAAGGATGTGGTGAAAAATAGCAGAAACCGCCGCCAGAGGAGAGAAAAATGGCGGCGG
This region includes:
- a CDS encoding methyl-accepting chemotaxis protein — protein: MQLRSIQTKIALLGGICLLATAGSLVGYSVYSGSNTQKLIGARGSELVQKNALDAVNNLGGRYAGEIRAQFDVALDSARTMADSFAVSKMAAEQSGNLALGRDQVNAVLLNVLKQNPDFNGTYSCWEPNAIDGKDQDFTTGQNGNNTMTGRFTPYWTRSADGKIAVQPLVEYDTNDTHPNGVLKGGWYIVPRDTHKESVLGPLPYIVQGKQVWLATLSVPILADGKFYGVAGADYDLDFVQKISQKVDKELFDGKGEVGIVADNGLLVADSEHPDLIGQHFKKVMDQDWEVGFKAIQEGKSLARIDPDTGMIEVFSPIELGRTGKPWAVMIKISRDVVLAENEQLNAEMGVLATHNMLWQIGVGVVISILAMIALWLSARSLANPIRKAAELAKAIQEGDLSKRLSHSSVDEVGQLSNALDRMADSLQEQVHLAERISQGDLDVDVRLASDRDQLGLALQRMVKTLNGLISDLQSGAGLISSNADQVSGLSQDLASGATESASAITEISATITQIAAQTRQSADNANRANHLSVEAEQSAQDGNKLMDDLMVAMQEIDRSGRDITNIIKAIDEIATQTNLLALNAAIEAARAGQHGRGFAVVADEVRNLAARSAEAAKRTASLIAESSQRTVKGMELADKTATALADIVTGAAEASALVADIASAASEQASGIEQISLGIGQIDEITHQNSASSEQCSAAASELTAQASQLNQLISKFKVKRSR